A section of the Cuniculiplasma divulgatum genome encodes:
- a CDS encoding alkaline phosphatase family protein: MKDDDVEGVIASYGWKGMDGLYRPAFGRGSIADIPGALLESLGINGGKGVPESLRHISEPADHTVFILIDGLGHSTFQYALNNCRLGNLKAFRKESVYVPATSIFPSTTSTATVTLHTGMDPEEHGIIGYIQYLKDVGSVCNMISLSPLGLRNRSLVENSKIFSHISRHGTIHEKISGEGMDSFLYMPYNIRNSGLTRITGRGSVLRPYHSLSHMFTDLKNDILSTVRRSFHFCYISSVDTISHKIGPYTQETAEDIDSIFYFIRHVLGENVAGSGTTVVISADHGHTVVNQDRVHDISRDRKLRRMMISPATGDERAPFIRVRETKDGDFLAHIEKQYPGHTAVSSRQLMREGFFGRTSSTGLDMDMFSDYTIIPAQNSGIIDTWLSTLDPEWSNIDMIGMHGGFSLEEMIVPVITRKF; the protein is encoded by the coding sequence ATGAAGGATGACGACGTGGAAGGTGTTATTGCAAGCTACGGATGGAAGGGCATGGATGGGCTTTACCGGCCAGCATTCGGCAGAGGTTCCATAGCAGATATACCGGGGGCACTCCTTGAGTCACTGGGCATAAATGGCGGCAAAGGGGTGCCGGAATCGCTCCGCCACATCTCTGAGCCAGCTGATCACACGGTATTCATACTGATTGACGGTCTTGGCCATAGCACATTCCAGTATGCTCTTAACAACTGCCGGCTCGGCAACCTGAAAGCATTCAGGAAGGAATCAGTGTATGTACCGGCCACCAGTATCTTTCCCTCCACCACATCAACTGCTACAGTAACGCTTCACACGGGCATGGATCCTGAGGAACACGGTATAATAGGATATATACAGTACCTGAAGGACGTGGGTTCTGTATGCAACATGATCTCCCTGAGCCCGCTTGGCCTGAGAAACAGATCCCTGGTGGAAAATTCAAAGATTTTCTCGCACATTAGCAGGCACGGAACCATACACGAAAAGATATCAGGGGAAGGAATGGATTCTTTCCTGTACATGCCGTACAATATAAGAAATAGCGGATTGACACGCATAACGGGAAGAGGCTCGGTTCTCAGGCCTTACCATTCGCTTTCCCATATGTTTACTGACCTGAAGAATGACATTCTCTCCACAGTCAGGAGAAGTTTTCATTTCTGTTACATCTCCTCCGTTGATACCATATCGCACAAGATTGGGCCGTACACACAGGAGACAGCTGAAGATATTGATTCAATATTCTACTTCATAAGGCATGTTCTTGGTGAGAACGTGGCAGGTTCCGGCACAACGGTGGTCATTTCGGCCGATCACGGGCACACTGTTGTGAATCAGGACAGAGTTCATGACATTTCAAGAGATAGAAAGCTGAGGCGAATGATGATATCTCCAGCCACGGGAGATGAAAGGGCGCCATTCATAAGGGTGAGGGAAACAAAGGATGGCGATTTTCTTGCACATATTGAGAAGCAATATCCTGGCCACACCGCAGTCAGTTCCAGGCAACTTATGCGGGAAGGTTTCTTTGGGAGGACATCTTCCACGGGCCTTGATATGGACATGTTCTCTGACTACACCATAATCCCTGCTCAGAACAGCGGCATAATTGACACATGGCTCTCAACTCTTGATCCTGAGTGGTCCAACATTGACATGATTGGAATGCACGGAGGGTTCAGCCTTGAGGAGATGATAGTCCCGGTCATTACAAGGAAATTCTGA
- a CDS encoding DUF4382 domain-containing protein, translating into MKTIGAVIIVLIILIAGGAYFGYTYYENSQNTGHVAISVADAPMPGVSGVYITFSAVSIHSNTSGWVNYSVSTHTIDILNLAATNASLLANISLHPATYTMIRLYITNVTVDMLGIEVNFTLNAPFAFINHPFKVSAHSTQNIMIDFNLNQDMNLNAKIFTPNVGFTVQSA; encoded by the coding sequence ATGAAAACAATTGGAGCAGTAATTATTGTACTGATAATACTCATAGCCGGCGGCGCCTATTTCGGGTATACATATTACGAAAACTCCCAGAACACCGGGCATGTGGCAATATCAGTTGCCGACGCACCAATGCCAGGAGTAAGTGGTGTGTATATTACTTTCAGTGCCGTAAGCATACATAGCAACACCAGTGGATGGGTTAATTACTCTGTCTCAACGCATACCATTGACATACTCAATCTTGCAGCCACTAATGCATCACTTCTGGCAAATATATCATTGCATCCTGCCACGTATACAATGATAAGGCTTTACATAACAAACGTCACAGTGGATATGCTTGGAATCGAAGTGAATTTCACGCTTAATGCACCATTCGCGTTCATCAACCACCCATTCAAAGTCAGTGCCCATTCCACGCAAAACATCATGATAGATTTCAACCTGAACCAGGATATGAACTTAAACGCGAAGATCTTCACCCCCAATGTGGGGTTTACGGTTCAGTCTGCCTGA
- the istA gene encoding IS21 family transposase, which yields MIRNMREKGMSIKAISRELGISRNSMRKHLRSEPKGKQNRKRGSKFDPYRDRIRALIDEHNLSAVRILEEIRKMGYHGGYTILKEYCHDLRKDRRIQAVYRYETKPGKQSQVDFGELGYIEIDGKRRKLYAFSMILGYSRMRYVEFTTDISTENVIKMHLNAFSFFGGFTDRKIKAL from the coding sequence ATGATACGCAACATGAGGGAGAAGGGAATGAGCATAAAGGCAATATCAAGGGAACTTGGCATATCAAGGAACAGCATGAGAAAGCATCTCAGATCTGAGCCGAAGGGAAAGCAGAACAGGAAAAGAGGATCAAAGTTTGATCCATACAGGGATAGAATCAGGGCACTCATAGATGAACACAACCTTTCAGCTGTCCGGATACTTGAGGAAATCAGAAAGATGGGATACCATGGCGGATACACAATACTGAAGGAATACTGCCATGACCTCAGAAAGGATCGCAGGATACAGGCAGTATACCGCTATGAGACTAAACCGGGAAAACAGTCACAGGTTGACTTCGGCGAGTTAGGTTACATAGAGATTGACGGGAAAAGGAGGAAACTCTACGCCTTCTCCATGATACTGGGATATTCAAGAATGCGTTATGTGGAATTCACAACAGACATATCCACTGAAAACGTGATCAAAATGCATCTGAACGCATTCTCCTTCTTTGGCGGGTTCACAGACAGGAAGATAAAGGCCCTCTGA
- a CDS encoding integrase core domain-containing protein, whose protein sequence is MDFAEYYGIVIRLCYPYRPETKGKIESTIKYLRYNFWTGRSFDALSDINVQCQEWLNKVNAQVHGTTHEIPLERLKDEELNPISSVPPYMTRKEEIRKVSRDCYVSYRGNRYSVPWRYAGRECRIIEESALVKIEIDSTVVADHPILAGTGRISRKREHFQGLLKAIREENSAVYSQVVETRDPKRYEEVS, encoded by the coding sequence ATGGACTTCGCTGAATATTATGGCATCGTAATCCGCTTATGCTATCCATACAGACCGGAGACAAAGGGGAAGATCGAGAGCACAATAAAGTATCTCAGGTACAACTTCTGGACAGGCAGATCCTTTGATGCTCTCTCAGACATAAATGTCCAGTGCCAGGAATGGCTGAACAAGGTCAATGCCCAGGTACATGGAACAACACATGAGATACCTTTAGAGAGGCTGAAGGATGAGGAACTCAATCCAATATCGAGTGTGCCTCCCTATATGACAAGGAAGGAGGAGATCAGGAAGGTCTCAAGGGACTGCTATGTTTCATACAGGGGGAACAGGTATTCCGTCCCCTGGAGATATGCCGGAAGGGAGTGCAGGATCATTGAGGAATCAGCACTGGTGAAAATAGAGATCGATTCCACTGTTGTTGCTGATCATCCTATTCTGGCAGGAACAGGGAGGATATCCAGAAAGAGGGAACATTTCCAAGGCCTTCTAAAAGCAATAAGGGAGGAGAATTCAGCTGTGTATTCCCAGGTCGTCGAGACAAGAGATCCGAAGAGATATGAGGAGGTGTCATGA
- the istB gene encoding IS21-like element helper ATPase IstB, translated as MMDSYERVHEYLSRLGLTTIDSYLETSHDRPVAEILDHLLSEELKHKLSKKTENMLNWSGFPFRKTMDDFDFSFQPSIDRSVIDDLMTMRYIHNTENVVFLGPPGVGKTHLSIALSMRAIMSDIPVYYVSAMKLVQTLKRDYDLKRLEYRIKTYSRFRLMIVDEIGYLPLTGEESNLFFQFVSSRYEKRSTIYTSNKSFSEWGEILGDSVMASAVLDRILHHCTVINIKGESYRLKDRKKNSLPTMRKE; from the coding sequence ATGATGGATTCATACGAAAGAGTGCATGAATACCTTTCAAGGCTTGGCCTGACCACCATTGATTCATACCTTGAAACATCCCATGACAGACCGGTCGCGGAGATACTGGACCACCTCTTATCTGAAGAGCTGAAGCACAAGCTTTCAAAGAAGACGGAGAACATGCTCAACTGGTCAGGATTCCCCTTCAGGAAGACCATGGATGACTTCGATTTCTCATTCCAGCCTTCCATAGACCGGTCTGTGATTGATGATCTCATGACTATGCGGTATATACACAACACAGAGAATGTTGTATTCCTGGGACCACCAGGCGTGGGAAAAACGCACCTCTCAATAGCTTTGAGCATGAGGGCAATAATGTCCGATATCCCGGTATACTATGTGTCAGCCATGAAACTGGTGCAGACACTTAAGAGAGACTATGATCTGAAGAGACTGGAATACAGGATAAAGACATATTCCAGGTTCAGGCTCATGATAGTGGACGAGATCGGATACCTGCCACTGACAGGGGAGGAATCCAACCTGTTCTTCCAGTTTGTTTCATCCAGGTATGAGAAGAGATCCACGATCTACACAAGCAACAAATCTTTCAGCGAATGGGGCGAAATACTTGGAGATTCAGTGATGGCTTCTGCAGTCCTGGACAGGATACTGCACCACTGCACTGTCATAAACATAAAGGGTGAATCATACAGGCTGAAGGACAGGAAGAAGAACTCACTGCCAACAATGAGGAAGGAGTGA
- the dcm gene encoding DNA (cytosine-5-)-methyltransferase — protein MDEKVFIDLFAGSGGLSEGFLMNGFTPVAHIEKNNDSSNTRKTRAAFHYLKETGEIESYNEYLRGKINFDKLLSKVPKEILDTIINAEITEESLPSLFKKVDENLALAGHKEVDLIVGGPPCQAYSLIGRARDKYRMKDDPRNYLYRLYANFLIKYKPKVFIFENVMGLLSAGEGKLFLDVQNYFRKAGYDLDYKVLNARDYGVLQNRKRVILIGWSIGSHLKYPAIKTTTREYVVNDLLIDLPPLSAGESPENVEYATAPTESQRGLIIQNNDTIMW, from the coding sequence ATGGATGAGAAGGTATTCATAGATCTTTTTGCAGGATCCGGTGGATTGTCTGAAGGATTTTTGATGAACGGATTTACACCAGTTGCGCACATTGAGAAAAATAATGACTCTTCAAACACGCGGAAAACCAGAGCAGCGTTCCATTACCTTAAGGAAACTGGGGAAATTGAGTCGTATAATGAGTATTTAAGAGGGAAAATAAATTTTGATAAACTATTAAGCAAGGTCCCAAAGGAAATTCTTGATACCATTATTAATGCAGAAATTACAGAAGAATCATTGCCCTCCCTGTTTAAAAAAGTGGATGAAAATTTGGCTCTAGCTGGGCATAAGGAAGTTGATCTGATTGTTGGTGGGCCACCATGTCAGGCTTATTCACTGATTGGCAGAGCTAGGGATAAATATAGAATGAAAGATGATCCACGTAATTACTTGTACCGGCTCTATGCCAACTTTTTAATAAAATATAAACCAAAAGTGTTCATTTTCGAGAATGTAATGGGGTTGTTGTCCGCTGGGGAAGGAAAACTTTTTTTGGATGTACAAAATTATTTCAGGAAAGCTGGTTATGATTTGGATTACAAAGTCCTCAATGCCAGAGATTATGGGGTGCTACAAAACAGGAAAAGAGTTATACTGATTGGGTGGTCTATTGGTTCTCACCTTAAGTACCCTGCAATCAAGACAACAACCAGAGAATACGTGGTTAACGATCTTCTCATCGATTTGCCCCCGTTGAGTGCTGGAGAAAGTCCAGAAAATGTGGAGTATGCAACGGCACCAACTGAATCTCAACGTGGCCTTATAATACAGAATAATGATACAATTATGTGGTAA
- a CDS encoding IS5 family transposase, with amino-acid sequence MTPKPITAKGNRSKRRYWIGSDRRYDRYNRSLVNRIEDLMDPSFLMNWRNLLADNNRGKRGHPYRTPNAFITFLAKLRAMYSIPFRSLEGIARIFARITGITAVSYTSIFRRIRKIVPSIPNSQGKPVDCAIDSTGFKITIRGDYLGSKWKKARRGWSKLHAVISINEVSVMSFAITDEHVHDAKAGKELLKSVKERIRRIFADKGYDSKSIYNTFGENTIIPPRKNASTRSRGSPARARIVRQIRRTSEKEWKESVGYGKRWHVEIYFSGLKRTMGEVIKANRPDYIVQEIALKVQYYNVLREMTYAY; translated from the coding sequence ATGACACCAAAGCCAATCACGGCTAAAGGCAATAGAAGCAAAAGAAGATATTGGATCGGTTCGGACAGAAGGTATGACAGGTACAACAGATCTCTTGTGAATAGAATTGAGGATCTAATGGACCCATCATTTCTCATGAACTGGAGGAATCTCCTTGCAGATAACAACAGAGGAAAGAGAGGCCATCCCTACAGGACACCAAATGCATTCATAACATTCCTTGCAAAACTCAGGGCAATGTACAGCATTCCCTTCAGGTCACTGGAGGGAATTGCCAGGATATTTGCAAGGATCACCGGAATAACAGCTGTCTCCTACACAAGCATATTCCGAAGAATAAGAAAGATTGTGCCTTCAATTCCCAATTCTCAGGGAAAGCCTGTGGACTGTGCAATAGATTCCACAGGCTTCAAGATCACCATCAGGGGTGATTATCTTGGATCAAAATGGAAGAAAGCAAGGAGAGGATGGTCAAAGCTTCATGCTGTCATATCCATAAATGAAGTTTCAGTGATGTCATTTGCCATCACAGATGAACATGTGCATGATGCAAAGGCTGGAAAGGAACTGCTGAAATCTGTAAAAGAAAGGATCAGAAGGATATTTGCAGACAAGGGTTATGATTCAAAGTCAATATACAATACATTCGGGGAGAATACAATAATACCCCCAAGGAAGAATGCATCCACAAGGAGCAGGGGATCACCTGCCAGGGCAAGAATAGTCAGACAGATCCGGAGGACCTCAGAAAAGGAATGGAAGGAATCCGTTGGTTATGGAAAAAGATGGCATGTGGAGATATATTTCTCAGGACTCAAGAGGACAATGGGTGAGGTAATCAAGGCCAACAGGCCTGATTACATAGTTCAGGAGATTGCACTGAAGGTGCAGTATTACAACGTTCTAAGAGAGATGACATATGCCTATTGA
- a CDS encoding PadR family transcriptional regulator, producing MDKNCACQCGPFRVSLIPPGILKPLILKILENKPMHGYEIMSEISLRTQGYWRPTAGSIYPALGSLEKDGYVERREIMQGERARQMYTITDLGREAIKDMAQFSESWKNGLNKLIGLL from the coding sequence GTGGATAAAAATTGCGCCTGTCAATGTGGCCCATTCAGAGTAAGTCTTATCCCACCAGGAATACTCAAGCCTTTGATACTTAAAATTCTTGAAAATAAGCCAATGCATGGATATGAAATAATGAGTGAAATTTCCCTGCGCACACAAGGTTATTGGAGGCCCACCGCTGGTTCCATATATCCCGCCCTTGGCTCACTGGAAAAGGATGGATATGTGGAAAGGCGCGAAATAATGCAGGGAGAGCGGGCAAGACAGATGTATACTATTACGGATCTTGGAAGAGAGGCCATAAAAGATATGGCTCAGTTTTCCGAGAGCTGGAAGAACGGACTTAATAAGCTTATAGGATTATTATAA
- a CDS encoding MBL fold metallo-hydrolase — protein MPLVRQILNEERSCASYIIGCPSSGKAFVIDPKYEVDTYIQMASSLALKIDSIIETHIHADHISGAKKLHTATGAPIYMFEDAKVKFGFLPLKEGNTMKIGNARIMVLHTPGHTPESISLVYYDDKRNPETPSTIFTGDTLFVGDVGRSDISGMDTSYELYESITEKILRLPDFVELMPAHYSGSTCGAEMSPKASSTLGYERLCNPLLQTESYSDFRKKLGEIQLQPVPEKEKIREINIRGN, from the coding sequence ATGCCACTTGTAAGACAGATCCTGAATGAGGAACGCTCGTGTGCCTCGTACATTATTGGATGCCCCAGTTCTGGAAAAGCGTTTGTAATCGATCCTAAATACGAGGTGGATACATACATTCAGATGGCTAGTTCGCTGGCACTGAAGATAGACAGTATAATAGAAACCCACATTCACGCCGACCATATATCGGGTGCTAAGAAATTACATACAGCTACAGGTGCCCCCATCTATATGTTTGAAGATGCAAAGGTGAAATTTGGTTTCCTCCCACTGAAGGAAGGGAATACCATGAAAATAGGAAACGCACGGATAATGGTATTACACACACCAGGGCACACACCGGAGAGCATATCCTTGGTGTATTACGATGATAAGAGAAATCCTGAAACTCCATCAACAATCTTCACAGGAGACACGCTATTTGTTGGCGATGTTGGACGATCAGATATTTCTGGAATGGACACCTCGTATGAATTATACGAAAGCATAACGGAAAAAATATTGCGTCTGCCGGACTTTGTAGAATTAATGCCTGCACACTATTCGGGCTCCACCTGCGGTGCTGAAATGAGCCCAAAAGCCTCTTCAACCCTTGGGTATGAACGGCTATGCAATCCTCTCCTTCAGACGGAGTCATATAGTGATTTCAGAAAAAAACTCGGTGAAATACAGCTGCAACCCGTACCTGAAAAGGAAAAGATAAGGGAGATAAATATCAGGGGAAATTAA
- a CDS encoding helix-turn-helix domain-containing protein: MSDKEDNADARSKILVELEYLGLTHYEAELFLTLSLRGMTARELAQTTEIPYTKVYAVLEKLNQLNLVQRVSSSPSLFSIPEPDIVIGVLCDEVRSRIDEIEGHITNYLASVRRNVNKSDDLNMSWNIVGSSKVRYYLQTMVKKARRSIYVMDPGIRTVDSKLHEIFKSKTDVQLKMIFSTGDLKEIPEDLIPFSRISDRLNSRYYVFDNETSFMISMEKDHEIYGIVEPCSNCVLQSREHFEMMWDRSRPACPKG, from the coding sequence GTGTCAGACAAGGAAGATAATGCTGATGCACGGTCCAAAATATTGGTTGAGCTCGAATATCTTGGGCTTACACACTATGAGGCTGAGTTATTTCTCACTCTATCACTCAGGGGGATGACGGCAAGGGAGCTTGCCCAAACAACTGAGATTCCTTACACAAAAGTATACGCTGTTTTAGAGAAATTGAACCAACTTAATCTGGTACAGAGGGTATCAAGCAGTCCATCCTTGTTTTCAATCCCTGAACCGGACATTGTTATTGGCGTCCTGTGTGATGAGGTCAGATCCAGGATCGATGAGATTGAGGGTCATATAACCAATTACCTGGCATCTGTCAGGAGGAACGTAAACAAATCGGATGATCTCAACATGTCATGGAACATAGTTGGTTCCAGTAAGGTACGGTATTACCTCCAAACCATGGTAAAAAAAGCACGGCGTTCAATCTATGTGATGGATCCGGGGATCAGAACAGTCGACAGCAAATTGCATGAAATTTTCAAATCTAAGACGGATGTTCAGTTGAAAATGATATTTTCCACCGGTGACCTGAAAGAAATTCCAGAAGATCTCATACCATTCTCAAGAATATCTGACAGGTTGAACTCAAGGTACTATGTTTTTGACAACGAGACCTCGTTTATGATTTCCATGGAGAAAGACCATGAGATCTATGGAATAGTGGAACCATGCAGTAATTGCGTTTTGCAGTCCAGAGAACATTTCGAAATGATGTGGGACAGATCCAGGCCTGCATGCCCAAAAGGATGA
- a CDS encoding MFS transporter: protein MALTKNGAQSEGLTHDGTQYIILLLLTLFIGWFLGIERVLVPAMAKDIYHISSYLYILSFLVAFGFTKSVLNLVSGKISDDIGRKKLLLIGWLVAIPVPFIFYFSTSWNMIVLANIGVGVNQAFAWTMTVTAGLDLSRSTSRGLTVGLNEAAGYIGQATAGVITGYMAASYGLRGASFLFGIVVVIVAIGITALTIRETVGFARSEDFGINQTGSSVSFMKMFTDTSWSNRLLFSYSQAGLIEKFVDVVFWGLMPLYLLSLHFSLFTAAVLVGIYQMTWGLLQIITGRLSDHIGRNVLIITGFWIDSTAMVGFVFFHGIVIIGLLSFLAGLGMAFLYPVLIAAVNDKVKPSERGARLGVYRLWRDSGYGFGAIFVGILASALNIRSVFIGVALLMSVSGGIVMIACRINHRKSSVP, encoded by the coding sequence TTGGCACTCACAAAAAACGGTGCTCAATCAGAAGGATTAACACATGACGGTACACAGTACATTATCCTCCTATTACTGACCCTTTTCATTGGGTGGTTTCTGGGGATAGAGCGTGTTCTCGTCCCTGCAATGGCTAAGGACATATATCATATCTCATCATATTTATACATACTCTCATTTCTGGTGGCTTTTGGCTTCACAAAGAGTGTACTTAATCTCGTATCAGGAAAAATATCAGATGACATTGGAAGAAAGAAACTGCTGCTTATAGGATGGCTGGTGGCTATCCCAGTCCCTTTCATATTCTACTTCTCAACAAGCTGGAATATGATTGTACTTGCCAATATCGGGGTAGGTGTTAATCAGGCATTCGCATGGACTATGACAGTAACCGCCGGACTGGATCTGAGCAGAAGTACATCCCGAGGCCTTACTGTTGGACTGAACGAGGCAGCTGGTTACATAGGTCAGGCTACTGCGGGAGTCATTACTGGCTATATGGCTGCGTCATATGGGTTAAGGGGAGCGTCATTCCTCTTCGGAATAGTGGTTGTAATTGTGGCAATAGGAATCACTGCACTTACAATAAGGGAAACTGTCGGCTTTGCCAGATCAGAAGATTTCGGGATAAACCAAACGGGTAGTTCGGTTTCATTCATGAAGATGTTTACAGATACATCATGGTCAAACAGGCTCCTCTTTTCTTATTCACAGGCCGGTCTCATTGAGAAATTTGTGGATGTTGTATTCTGGGGGCTCATGCCATTATACCTTCTTTCACTTCATTTCAGCCTGTTTACTGCAGCTGTTTTGGTTGGAATTTATCAGATGACATGGGGTTTGCTCCAGATTATAACTGGAAGGCTTTCGGACCATATTGGCCGCAATGTGCTTATAATTACGGGCTTCTGGATTGATTCCACTGCCATGGTAGGTTTCGTCTTCTTTCATGGAATTGTAATTATTGGCTTGCTGAGTTTTCTTGCAGGTCTCGGAATGGCGTTTCTGTATCCTGTTCTCATCGCCGCCGTGAATGATAAGGTCAAACCATCCGAAAGGGGTGCAAGACTTGGTGTTTACAGGCTCTGGCGAGATTCCGGCTATGGATTCGGCGCTATCTTTGTGGGAATATTGGCAAGCGCGTTGAATATTAGATCTGTGTTTATCGGTGTCGCACTACTGATGTCTGTTTCAGGTGGAATCGTTATGATTGCCTGCAGGATTAATCACCGTAAGTCCTCGGTACCATAG
- a CDS encoding helix-turn-helix domain-containing protein, which produces MDCTALDLHLSGSAQKVLNVLLSMKIARFEDLKERTGLPKRTLLYSIRILRDAGIVETQICMNDARRRFYCVKLGGIGSNQSINEQQSTEQLWHSWKS; this is translated from the coding sequence ATGGACTGCACTGCTTTGGACCTTCATTTATCGGGATCGGCACAGAAGGTGCTGAACGTCTTGCTTTCAATGAAAATTGCAAGGTTTGAGGACCTCAAGGAGAGAACAGGCCTACCCAAGCGCACTCTACTTTACTCAATAAGGATTCTCAGGGATGCAGGCATTGTTGAGACGCAGATTTGCATGAATGATGCAAGAAGGAGATTTTATTGTGTCAAACTTGGTGGTATCGGGAGTAACCAATCAATTAATGAACAACAATCCACTGAACAGTTATGGCATTCCTGGAAGAGCTGA
- a CDS encoding FAD-binding oxidoreductase, which yields MAFLEELKSSVGSVLIQKHEQKIPYETDASYFQGSEPLAVVVPETVDQVSRIMKLCQKYSVPVVVRGGGTSLTGSSVPLDGFVVISMSRFDRIIEVKPQDRYAIVEPGVRLDTLNENLSHTGHFYPPDPASSMAATVGGSISTNAGGLRAATYGTTRNWVLGLEAVLPNGEVVNLGGKVLKRTAGYDLTAMFVGAEGTLGIITKAILKIWPIPETKGRILAYYQDIEKVGMAISTMKEKGITPEIAEFMDRITMNSLEKARGMHFPESARYMLIVDISSTRESLQRQLDEAVAVLRQFSPTDITVTTDPAEMARIYEARKGAYASLLSERSSPTERVVIGDIVVPASSLPMALKESEEKLKEDGVRAALFGHIADGNIHANIFADTGNVEQMKKVDRFQMDLGKIALKYGGSVSAEHGIGMEKKELLRMELDSSGNPYVMEIMKTIRRSFDPMGIMNRGKMFD from the coding sequence ATGGCATTCCTGGAAGAGCTGAAATCATCCGTGGGCAGCGTGCTTATCCAGAAGCATGAGCAGAAAATTCCATACGAAACAGATGCATCGTATTTTCAGGGCAGCGAACCGCTGGCAGTGGTGGTTCCGGAAACGGTCGACCAGGTAAGCAGGATAATGAAGCTGTGCCAGAAATATTCAGTTCCAGTTGTTGTAAGGGGCGGCGGTACTTCACTCACAGGCTCGTCCGTGCCACTGGATGGATTCGTGGTAATCAGCATGTCCCGTTTCGACAGGATAATTGAGGTGAAGCCTCAGGACAGGTATGCCATAGTGGAGCCCGGAGTAAGGCTGGACACACTTAATGAAAACCTGTCTCACACAGGGCACTTCTACCCGCCGGATCCGGCCAGCTCCATGGCGGCCACTGTCGGCGGCTCCATTTCCACCAATGCAGGAGGGCTGAGGGCCGCAACATACGGTACAACCCGAAACTGGGTGCTTGGCCTGGAGGCTGTGCTTCCAAACGGAGAGGTAGTGAACCTTGGAGGAAAGGTGCTGAAAAGAACCGCCGGCTATGATCTGACTGCAATGTTTGTTGGCGCGGAGGGAACCCTTGGGATCATAACAAAGGCCATACTGAAAATCTGGCCAATACCTGAAACGAAAGGCCGGATCCTGGCATATTATCAGGATATAGAGAAAGTCGGGATGGCCATTTCCACCATGAAGGAAAAAGGCATAACTCCCGAAATAGCGGAATTCATGGACAGGATCACGATGAATTCCCTGGAAAAGGCCAGAGGAATGCACTTCCCGGAATCTGCACGCTACATGCTCATAGTTGATATATCATCAACACGGGAAAGCCTGCAGCGGCAGCTTGATGAAGCCGTTGCCGTGCTCAGGCAGTTCTCTCCAACAGACATCACTGTTACAACAGATCCGGCAGAAATGGCTCGCATATACGAGGCAAGAAAGGGTGCCTACGCATCCCTGCTCAGTGAAAGGTCTTCCCCCACAGAAAGGGTGGTAATTGGGGATATAGTTGTGCCCGCATCAAGTCTTCCAATGGCACTGAAAGAGAGCGAGGAGAAGCTGAAGGAGGATGGAGTCAGGGCAGCCTTATTCGGCCACATTGCTGATGGCAACATACATGCGAATATATTCGCAGATACCGGAAATGTAGAGCAGATGAAGAAGGTGGACAGGTTCCAGATGGATCTGGGAAAAATCGCCCTGAAATACGGCGGAAGTGTTTCCGCTGAACACGGCATCGGGATGGAGAAAAAGGAACTTCTCAGGATGGAACTGGATTCCAGCGGCAACCCATACGTGATGGAGATCATGAAAACCATACGAAGGAGCTTTGATCCCATGGGAATAATGAACAGGGGGAAGATGTTTGACTGA